The genomic segment TCTGGATGCAAGCGGGCCTGAGCGCCTGGCCGCTCTGGGTGTTGCTCGCGCTCCCCTTCCTCAAGATCCTGGCGACCGGCCTCTCCATCGGCTCCGGTGGCTCGGGGGGCATCTTCGGCCCCGGCATGGTGATCGGGGCTGCCGTGGGGGCAGCGTTTTGGCGCCTGCTTAGTCCCCTGGTGCCAGGCATACCGGCGGTGCCTGCTCCGTTTGTGATCGTGGCGATGATGGCGCTTTTCGGCGGGATTGCTCACGCCCCGCTGGCGGTCATGCTGATGGTGGCTGAGATGACAGGCAATCTCTCGCTCCTGGCTCCGGCCATGCTGGCTGTGGGGGTAGCCGTGCTGACCGTCGGCGAGCAATCGATCTACAGCAGTCAGTTGAAGACGCGCGCCGATTCGCCGGCCCATCGCCGGCGCTGGGCCTTTCCGCTGCTCTCGCTGCTCCGGGTTCGTCAGGCCCTGCTGCCTCCTGAGCCTGTGCTAAGCAGTGACCTATCGCTCTCCCAGGCCGAGTCGTTGCTGAGGGAGTGGAAGATCGACAGTGCGGCGGTCATCGATGAGCAAGGGGCCTGGCTGGGCAGGCTGACGCTGGCGCAGGTGCTGGCCGTGGAAGCCAGCGAGCGGGAGCGGAGGCGCGTGACGGAACTGCTTGAGTCGCGGCAAGCCCTGGCGGTTGCGCCTACAGACCCGCTGGATCAGGTGCTGGCCATGCTGGTGGACCAGCGCTACGACTGGTTACCGGTTGTGGAGGAGCGCGCTGGCTCCCGGCGCCTGCTTGGCTACGTTTCCGCTCGTTCGATCCTGCGGGCCTATCAGGCGGCGCGCACGGCTCCTGTTCCGTCCGCTGAGCCTGGGCCTGAGCCTGAACCGTTTGCTTCCTCCCTTCTGGTGCAGGCTGGGACAGGGAGGGAAAGCGGCCAGGGCCTCTCGGGAGAGGGCTGAGGCGAGAAGAGAAGGCGAGAGTCGCGCTTGTCGCTGGCGAGCGGCGATGCTATAATCCTTCTGACGAGAGCTAGCAGCATTGACAGGCAGCAACGCAACCTGAGAGCAGCCGTCTGATCCCTTCCCTGAGCGGTCTGGCGGCCTGCTTGCGTGGGAAGCGGAGGAGTCATGACAGCGCACGATCCTCAAGGAGCGCCGGAGCAGACGCCGGGGCAGCCAGTGCCCGCGTCCTCGACCTTTCCCCCAGGCATTGCTGACGTCACCTCTGCGCTCTTTCGCCAGTTTCTCGACCTCCTGCCTGATGCCCTCATCGTTGTAGACGAGCAAGGGCACCTGGTCCAGGCCAACGCCCAGGCCACGGCGGTCTTTGGCTATAGCCGTGAGGAACTCCTTGGCCAGACGCTGGATCTCCTTCTCCCGGAGCGCTTTCGCGAGATCCACCGCCGGCATGCGGCTCAATACTTCCAAGCCCCGCGTCTGCGTCCGATGGGCATTGGCTTACATCTCTTTGCCCGCCACAAAGACGGGGGCGAGTTCCCGGTAGAGATCAGCCTCAGCCCCTTGCACGTCGGCGACCGCCTGTACGTCATTGCTGCCGTGCGCGACATGACGGCCCAGCGCCGGGCTGAGCGCGAGCGTACCCTTCTGCTACAGAACCTGAGCGTTCAGGGGGAGCTGCTCAACCAGGCCTACGATGCCATCATTGTGCGTGATTCCCTCGACCGTATTCTGCTCTGGAATCGCGGAGCCGAGCGCCTCTACGGCTGGCCGGCGCAGGAGGCCCTGGGGCGTATCAGCACGCGCCTGCTCAGGACCGACTTCCCCGGCGGAGAGGGGGCGGTACGCACTGCCCTGGAGCGTGATGGCCAGTGGGAAGGTGAGCTGACCCAGCTCGCTCGCGATGGGCGCCTGCTGGTGGTCGAGAGCCGCCAGGCCCTGGTACGCGACCAGCAGGGCCTGGTTCTGGCCACCCTGGAGATCAATCGCGACATCAGCGAGCGGCGCCAGCGCGAACGGGAGGCGCGGGCCATGCTGGCCGGCCATCTCTCGCTGCTGGAGCAGCTCTTTGAGGCGTTGCCCCTGGCGGTCGCCCTGGTGGCTGGCGCCACGGCCCGTCTTGTGCTGGCCAATCAGGCGGTGCGCCGGGTGTGGGGAGTGGACTGGCCGTTCGGGCAGCCTTTTCTCGAATTTCTGCAGGCCCATCGCATTATCATCAGCGATATGCGGGGCAAGACCCTGGCGCCCGAGGAGCTGGTCACCCTGCGCGTACTCCGCGAGCAGCGAGCCATCGCGCTCTATCAAGAGCAGATCCGCCGTGCCGACGGCTCGCCTCTGCCGGTCCTGGTGAGCGCCCTCCCGCTGCACGTGCCGCCGGAGGCCCTGCAAGGCGAGCTGTTGCGGCAACTAGCGCCTGGGGAGCCGCTGGCCCTGGTCATTCATCAAGATGTGACGCCGCTCAAAGAGGCGGAGGAGCTGAAGGACGAGTTCATCAGCATCGCCGCCCACGAGCTGCGCACGCCGCTGGCGGCTCTGACCGGCTATGCCGAGATGCTCCTGCGCCAGACCGAGCGCGGACACGGTCCCCCGCTGGCCCCCTGGCAGCGCGAGGCCCTGGAAGAGATTCAGCAGGGCACGAAGCGCCTGGCCGGCCTGACCGAGGAGCTGCTCGACCTCAGCCGCCTGCAGGCCGGGCGTCTGCAGCTCCAGCGCCTGCCAGCCGACATTGTCCCCCTTGTGCGCCAGGTGGTGCGGCGCCTGCAGCCAACGAGCGAACGCCATCAGCTAGAGGTGCAGGCGCCGGCGGAGCCACTGGTGGCCCTGATCGATCCCCATCGCCTGGAGCAGGTCCTGACCAATCTTGTCGAGAATGCCATGAAATACAGCCCCCAAGGGGGTCCGGTTCAGGTCAGAATAGGGCGCGAGGGCGACGGGCAGGCGGTGCTGATCAGCGTGCAAGATCACGGTATTGGCATCCCCCGCCATCAGCAGGGGCAGATCGGCGGGCGTTTCATGCGGGCCGAGAATGCGCGCGCCTGGGGCATCGAAGGAACGGGCCTCGGCCTCTATCTGGCCCGTGCCCTGGTGGAGCAGCACGGCGGTCGCCTGTGGTTTGAGTCAGAAGAGGGGCAAGGCTCGACCTTCTTTGTACGCCTGCCGCTCCTGGGCGAGGAGAGTGAGGAAGGCTGTGAGCTGCCGGAAGATGAAGAGACCACACCGGCGGCGCCCCCCGTGAGGGAGGCCGGTGCCTGATTCTGACTGGCCCAACAAAGAGCAGCCTTGTGCTGTCATCTTGCCTTCACAGCCTTCACAGACGAAAGGAAGCGCCTGGATCATCCTCTGATCCAGGCGCTTGCTCCTTTGGGTGGGGCTTCACAGGAACCTGTGCCTCAGCGGCACGCGAGCAGCCATCTGCTAGCGGTCGTAGATCACCAGCATGACCAGGCCGCCCATCTCGCTCTCATTTTGCCCTGGGTTCATCAGGTGCGAGAGGATATGGCAATGGAAGGGGTAGCTGCTGCCCGGGGCGGCCCAGGCCGTGAAGACCAGGTCGTAGGTCTCGCCGGGGGCCACCTGCAGGGTATCGCGCTGGTACGGCTGAGATAAGGGGTGGCCATCCTGAGCGACCACCGTGAAGATGTGACCGTGCAGGTGCATCGGGTGGATGCCCAGCGTATCGGCCCCGATCAGGCGCAGGCGCACAGTCTGGCCGTGCCTGACGTGCAGCGGCTGGGTATCGGGAAAACTCTTACCATTGATGACATAGTAGCCGCCGGGCAGGGTACCGATGAAGGCCGTGTAGTCGACGTCGGCATGGACCTCCGCGCGGGCCTGGGGCGAGCCGGGACGCGGGTCAACGATGAAGGCCCCATAGCAGCCGCCGGCCACTTCATTCAGGTCGTTATAGTGGCTATGGTACCAGTGGGTGCCGACATCCTGGTCGTGGACCGTGAAGTCGTAGACGTAGCGCTGACCTGGCTGAATTGGCTGCTGGCCGAGGCCGGGCACGCCATCCTGTTGGCTGGGCACCTCCAGACCGTGCCAGTGGATGCTTGTCGCCTCATGGAAGTGGTTGATCACCGTAATGCGCACATGGTCGCCGGCGGTGACGCGAATCATCGGTCCTGGCACCGTGCCATTGATGGTATAGGCCGGTACCCAGGTCCCTTTGACGACCTCCCAAAGTACTTGCTCGGCGACCAGGGTGAAATGCTTGGCGCCGTCGGGGTCACGCACGTACGTGGCGAGCTGGTTGCCCTGGCTCTGGGTAGCCCGTGGCAGGGCCGCGACTGTGGCGGTGGCATTAGCATCCTGCCCGCTGGTGTTCATGCTGCTCATGCCGCTCATCGTGGTGCTCCCCTGATCCTGGCTGGTGCTGCTGGTGAAGCCACTGCCGCTGGCCAGCGTACTGCCGAGGCCGAAGCTGAGGACGGCCACCATGATGAGCAGGGCGGCGACCAGGACGGCCAGGGGCGCCATGATGCGGCGCCAGGGGTAGGCAGACCCCGGCTGATGGCGGCGCACAAAGACGACGTTGCCGTTGCCGACTGCCAGTCGGCGATAGGTCTCCGGGCGATAGCTGCCCGCTTCCAGAATGATGGGACCTTGTGCTGAGGGCTGTTCATCCCTGGCCGGAGCCGCCGCGGTGGCTTGCGGCTGCGGTCTCTGCTCTTGCTCTTCGAGAGCAGTCTTTCCCTCTTCTGGCGATGCCATTCTGCTGCCTCCTATCCTATCTATGAACAGGGATGGTTGTTGCTCTTCTTCCTCTGACTTGCCTGTCCAGGCTGAGCGATTGCACAATCTGTGGGCTGTGGGCCGCGCCGGCTTACGGCTTCGGCTCGCGTCACATCAGCAACAGTAGCGCTGCCAGGTGTCAATCGGCTCACAAAGCCGGCTGCCGTTCTCTCGGAAACCTCACAGCTCCGCTCTGGCTCGCCGCTGACCATCTGCCCGGCGGCTGACTGGGACCAACTGGGACTGACTGGAACTGACTGGAACCGACCCCGGGTCCTGGTGCGGGCAAGGCGTTGCCTGCTGCTGAGGAGCAGGCCGGTGCAGAGGGAGAGGGACGCCGCTGCAAGTCTTATAGTCATGCTCAGGGAGGCGCCGGGTAGAGAGAGAAGAGGAATGGAAAGCCCGATGCAGGGGGCTGTGACGCGCCTGTGATGGAAGCGAAAGGGGCCGAGAGCGGCTCGTGAGAGGGATGAGCTATATTCCCTCCTGGAAGCGGTGGTAAGGGTGGCGGGAAGGCGGGAGAGGGAGCAGGGAGGAGGGGGGACAGCCTGGTCGCGAATGTCTTCCGCTGTTCGTCCCCACGGGGCGGGCAGCGGGGGCTGCGCAGGCGAGATCGCTGGAGTCATGAAGAAGAATCGCTTATTCGTCTGGATACAGGAGGGAGGACCATCCATGAAAATCATCAGCGTCTTGAAGCCGCGTTCCGTCACGCAGATCCCTGAGCCGCCGCTGGCGCGCTTCCTCTTCGCCGACACGCGCATGGCCTGGCTGTGGCTGCTGGTGCGCCTCTACGTCGGCTATGAGTGGTTGACCGCCGGACTGGAGAAGCTCACCGGCTACAATTTCGCCATTGGGGCTGGCTTCGGCCAGCGTGTCAGCAGCCCGTGGGTCTTGAGCGGCCATGATGGGGTCGCCCTGCAAGGCTTTGTCAAGGGGGCGTTGGCGCTGAGCAGCGGGCCACACCCGGCGGTGCAGGGCTGGTACGCGGGCTTCCTGCAGCAGGTTGTCCTGCCGAACGCCGGTCTCTTCGCCTACCTGGTGACCTTTGGCGAGGTCCTGGTCGGCCTGGGGCTGATCTTCGGCGCCCTGACGGGCATCGCCGCCTTCTTCGGCGTCTTCATGAACCTGAACTTTATGCTTGCTGGGGCAGTCAGCATTAACCCGGTGCTGGGCACCCTTGGCCTGCTCCTGATGCTGGCCTGGCGCATCGCCGGCTACTACGGACTGGATAGCATCCTGCTGCCGCTGCTGGGCACGCCCTGGACCGGCTCGCTCCTGAGCCGTCTGCGGGCGCAGCGCACGCAACCGCTGGAAGCTGGGGCTGGTGGTCGCTAGCCGGGGCTGATGGTAGGCAGTGCAGCCGCCCTCGCTGCTGGTGGTACTGCGGCAAGGGAGCCAGGCATCAACACGCCTGGCTCTCTCTTTTTGTCTGCTCCGGCCAGTGTTGAGGCTGGCGTACGTTACGAAGCGAGGTCGTCGGGAGCGGCCAGCATGTAGCCAACGCCGACCTTCGTACGGATATAGCGCGGGTGAGCCGGATCATCCTCCAGCTTGCGTCGCAGACGATTGATATTGACCTGCAGCATATGGCTCTCGCCGACATACTCCGCCCCCCAAACGCGCTCTAAGAGCAGGTCCTGGGTGACTACTCGTCCGGCATGCTGGGCCAGGTAGGCCAGCAGCCGGTACTCGGTTGGCGTCAGGGCGATCTCGCGCCCGGCCCGCGTCACCCGATGGCGCGTATCATCGATGGTCAAATCGCCGACCGTGATGATCGAACGCAGGCCGCTCACGCGCTCGCCGCTGCTGAACTGAGCGCGACGCAGCACGGCGCGCACGCGGGCCAGCAGCTCCTCAATACTGAACGGCTTGGTCAAGTAATCGTCGGCACCCAGGTCCAGGCCGCGCACCTTATCCTGATCCTGGCCGCGAGCCGTCAGCAGAATAATGGGCACGCCGGAATGCTCGCGCACGCGCTGGCAGACGCTGAACCCATCCAGGCGGGGCATCATCACATCGAGCAGGATCAGGTCCGGCTGCTGCTCCTTGAAGACGGCCAGGGCCTGCTCGCCGTCGCTGGCTGTCAGGACGGCGTAGCCTTCCAGCTCCAGATTGCGCGAGACCAGGCGCAAGAGGTGGGGATCGTCATCGACGCACAAGATGGTTATCTTACGCACCATGCTCCTGTCATCCTCCTCTGATGAGCGCGTTGTCGGGTTGGGTTGGGTCGGGTCGAACGGGTTGCAGTCAGGGACCTGGGGGCCGGCGATCGTCAGGCGTGCTGGCGCGACTGACGGGGTTGGGTCCGGCCCGGCCCCGTGCCAGGAAGCTCAGACTGCCGACGTGAGGGCCGGCAGGAGCAGATGAAAGGTACTGCCCTGTTCCGGCTCGCTCTCAGCCCAGATCTGGCCGCCCTGCAACTCGACCAGATACCTGCAGAGCGTCAGGCCCAGCCCCAGGCCGCTGGTCTGGCGTGCCAGGCCGCTATCGCCGCGATAGAAGCGCTGGAAAATCTGCGGAAGCTGTTCCGGCGGAATGCCCCGCCCCTGGTCACTGACGCAGATCTCCACCGCCGGTGCCGGCTGAGCCACTCCAGTCGCAGGCGCAGGGATGGCCTGCGGGCGCAGGATCACGCGGATCTCGCCGCCCGCGGGAGAGAAGCGGACAGCGTTCTCCAGCAGATGGTCGAGGATCTCGCGCAGACGGCGACGATCGGCCAGCACCGGAGGAACGCCCTCTGTTGGCGAGCCGCTGGCGTCGAGCTGCACCACCTGGAAGGCAAAGGCGTCCGCCTGTTCGGGGGGCAGCCGCTGCTCAGCAGCCAGCAGGGCCTCCTGCACCACGCTGAGCGGGTCGACAGCGGTCGGCTCCAGGTGCAGCAGCCCGGCCTCCAGCTCGCTCAACTCCAGAAAGCGGTCGCAGAGCTGGATCAGACGCTCGCCGGCCTCCTGAACGCTTTCCAAGAGCAGGCGGCGCTCGGCCAGGGGGAGGCGACGCTCGTGGCGCAGCAGGGTAGAGACGGAAGTGCGAATCACCGCCAAAGGGCTGCGCAGCTCATGGCTAAGCGTGGCCAGCAGCTCGCTGTGAGGGCCAGTCGGTGCGGCCAGGCTCGCGGAAGCAGGCGGCCCCAGCCCGGCCCCGGTCCCAGCCCCGGCCAGCAGCTCCGTGAGCAGCGCCTGGCGCAGTAGCGCGGCCAGCAGCGGCTGATTGGCGGCGACAATCGCCGTGCTCTTCGCCAGCCAGCCAGCCAACGAGGCTGGCTGGCTGGCGTGCCCTAGCAGCACCACCAGGGCTGGACTGGCCAGAGCGTGGCCAGCTCCTGTCTCTGGGCGCGCCGGCACTAGCGGTAGACTCAGCAGCAGCCAGACGGTCTCGGCGGTCTGCACCTGGCTCCGGCGCAGGGGCAGCTCGCCAGCGTCGGAGCTGGTCGCCGTGAGGAGACTGCCAGCGCCGGCCACACTGACGAGGGCCCGGGCCTGTTCCTCGTCGAGGCGCTGCGCGGCCAGCAGCTGCAGCCGCTCCACCAGTCCCGGGACCTCTCTGGCTGGGTGGGAGGCATCCCAGTGCAAGAAGAAGGCGCCATGTTCGGCGGCTGTTACCTCGCGCAGGGCCTGCAGCAAAGCCGCGGCTACCTCCGCCGGTGGCGCCGTTGTCAGGGCCGGCAGCAGGGTCAGCAGCTCCCTCTGCAGAGCCGCGGCCCGCTCCGCCGGCGTGGTTTCGTCAGCAAACAAAGAGCGATCACGATAGCTCATAGCGGCTCCTCTCCCTCTCCTGACTCCCTTCCCCGCTGGGCGCTCTGCCCCTCTGCTCAGGGGGCGGGAGGCGCGCCTCTACCAGTTGAACAAGCGGCCCAGTGCTCTCCTGTTCTGTCCTGTCCAGAGCGGATTTCCTTCATTCTAGCAGAGAGAGAATCACCACCTCATCACGCCCGGTGCTTTCACCCTCACAAAGAGATCACAACCTCGCTGCTGCTCGCCGTCGTCGCGCCCGCCGGGCCGGCTTTCTGCGTCAGGAAGCCCTCTATCTCCTGTCCTTGCATCTGTAGATTGGAATAGACTTGCGCCCTTGTTACAGGTATGGTACCATGCCCATCAGGCGCGATAGCACAATGCGCGCACACCAGTTGGCTGATTGTGGGCCAGCCGACTGAGATGAGATGAGAAGAAGGAGGGAGCGCATGGATGAGCGCAATGAGGCGCAGCCGGGCGAGAACACCTACGTCATCGACTCGGAGCAGGCTGCTGAGCTGGCGCGCCTCATGCAGCAGGATCGCATCTTGACGGAGGCCCTGGGGGGACTCTTCCCGGAAGGGCTGCAGCTAGCCGAAGATGGGCGCCTGCTCGATCTGGCCTGTGGCCCTGGGGGCTGGACCCTGGAGGTCGCTTTCGCCTATCCCCATGCTGAGATCATCGGGATCGACATCAGCCCCCCGATTGTCGAGTACGCCAACGCGCAAGCCTGGTCGCGTCGCCTTGCCAATGTCCACTTTCGCGTCATGAATGTCATGGAGCCGCTCGCTTTCCCCGACTCCTCCTTCGATCTGGTCAACGGACGCCTGATGTGCGGCTTCATGCGACCCGAGGCCTGGCCCCGGCTGCTGGCGGAGTGCCGGCGCCTGCTCAAGCCTGGTGGAATCATCCGCCTGACCGAGATGGAGCCAGTACTGACGACCAGCCCGGCCTTTGAGCACTTTGCCGCCCTGGGGGCGCTGGCCATGAAGCGCGCGGGGCTAAGCTTTTCGCCCGACGGGCGCCACTTCGGCATCACGCCTGTCCTGCCGCGCCTGGTGCGTCGGGCCGGTTTTGTCGATGTGCGCCTGCGTCCCTCTGCCATCGAGTGGTCGGCGGATACCCCCTATCACTATCCTTTCTTCAAGGACTACCTGGTCTTTCTGGAACTCATTCAGCCGTTCATGGTACGCGCGGGCGTGGCCACCCGCGAAGAGCTGGCGCGCCTCTATCAGCAGGCGGTCGCTGAGATGCAGCAGGAAGAGTTCTGCGCTGTCTGGAATTTCCTCACCGTCTGGGGACGCAAGCCAGACGAGAGGGAAACGTGAACGCGACTGGCTTGCTGACCGGGTGTGGCTGCGGCTGCTCTGAGACTACAATAGAGGGGGAAGCAGCGAGCAGACAGGGTCATCCATCTCGATTGTGAGCAGCTAAGGGGAAGGAGATGAAAGCGCGCGATGCTCTATCCGATGATGACCGCCACGCGGGAGGTCTTTGACCTCAGCGGCATCTGGCAGTTCCGTCTCGACTCAGGTCAGGGGCAGGCCGAGCGCTGGTATGAGCGGCCTCTGCGCGAAAGCGTGCCCATGCCGGTGCCGGCCTCCTTTAATGAACTGAGCACGGCAGCCGGCGATCGCGAGCACGTCGGGCGGATCTGGTACGAGCGCGAACTGGTCATTCCTCGCCGCCTGCTGGAGCGGCGCCTGGTCTTGCGCTTTGGCGCCGTAGCCCATGCTGCGCAGGTCTACCTCAACGGGCAGCCGCTGGTCGCCCACCGCGGTGGCTTCACACCTTTCGAAGCCGAAATCAATGCTCTGGCCCAACCGGGCAAGAACCGCCTGACCGTCCTGGTCGACAACACCCTTGACTACAGCACCCTGCCCGTCGCCCACTATCGCGAGGAGCAGCTTCCCGACGGCAGCCGGCTGGTCACGGACATCCCCAACTTCGACTTCTTCAACTATGCCGGCATCCATCGCCCGGTCCGTCTCTACACGACGCCCGCCACTTACATCCGCGACATTGTGCTCACCAGCGCCCTCGACGGTGCCGATGGCCTGGTCACCTACCGCGTGGCCATCGATGGAGTTGGGCGCCAGGTGGTCGCTGTGCATGTGAGGCTCCTGGATGCCGAGGGCCGAACGGTGGCCAGTGGTC from the Thermogemmatispora onikobensis genome contains:
- a CDS encoding response regulator transcription factor; this translates as MVRKITILCVDDDPHLLRLVSRNLELEGYAVLTASDGEQALAVFKEQQPDLILLDVMMPRLDGFSVCQRVREHSGVPIILLTARGQDQDKVRGLDLGADDYLTKPFSIEELLARVRAVLRRAQFSSGERVSGLRSIITVGDLTIDDTRHRVTRAGREIALTPTEYRLLAYLAQHAGRVVTQDLLLERVWGAEYVGESHMLQVNINRLRRKLEDDPAHPRYIRTKVGVGYMLAAPDDLAS
- a CDS encoding DoxX family protein; this translates as MKIISVLKPRSVTQIPEPPLARFLFADTRMAWLWLLVRLYVGYEWLTAGLEKLTGYNFAIGAGFGQRVSSPWVLSGHDGVALQGFVKGALALSSGPHPAVQGWYAGFLQQVVLPNAGLFAYLVTFGEVLVGLGLIFGALTGIAAFFGVFMNLNFMLAGAVSINPVLGTLGLLLMLAWRIAGYYGLDSILLPLLGTPWTGSLLSRLRAQRTQPLEAGAGGR
- a CDS encoding sensor histidine kinase, giving the protein MSYRDRSLFADETTPAERAAALQRELLTLLPALTTAPPAEVAAALLQALREVTAAEHGAFFLHWDASHPAREVPGLVERLQLLAAQRLDEEQARALVSVAGAGSLLTATSSDAGELPLRRSQVQTAETVWLLLSLPLVPARPETGAGHALASPALVVLLGHASQPASLAGWLAKSTAIVAANQPLLAALLRQALLTELLAGAGTGAGLGPPASASLAAPTGPHSELLATLSHELRSPLAVIRTSVSTLLRHERRLPLAERRLLLESVQEAGERLIQLCDRFLELSELEAGLLHLEPTAVDPLSVVQEALLAAEQRLPPEQADAFAFQVVQLDASGSPTEGVPPVLADRRRLREILDHLLENAVRFSPAGGEIRVILRPQAIPAPATGVAQPAPAVEICVSDQGRGIPPEQLPQIFQRFYRGDSGLARQTSGLGLGLTLCRYLVELQGGQIWAESEPEQGSTFHLLLPALTSAV
- a CDS encoding multicopper oxidase family protein; amino-acid sequence: MASPEEGKTALEEQEQRPQPQATAAAPARDEQPSAQGPIILEAGSYRPETYRRLAVGNGNVVFVRRHQPGSAYPWRRIMAPLAVLVAALLIMVAVLSFGLGSTLASGSGFTSSTSQDQGSTTMSGMSSMNTSGQDANATATVAALPRATQSQGNQLATYVRDPDGAKHFTLVAEQVLWEVVKGTWVPAYTINGTVPGPMIRVTAGDHVRITVINHFHEATSIHWHGLEVPSQQDGVPGLGQQPIQPGQRYVYDFTVHDQDVGTHWYHSHYNDLNEVAGGCYGAFIVDPRPGSPQARAEVHADVDYTAFIGTLPGGYYVINGKSFPDTQPLHVRHGQTVRLRLIGADTLGIHPMHLHGHIFTVVAQDGHPLSQPYQRDTLQVAPGETYDLVFTAWAAPGSSYPFHCHILSHLMNPGQNESEMGGLVMLVIYDR
- a CDS encoding PAS domain-containing sensor histidine kinase — encoded protein: MTAHDPQGAPEQTPGQPVPASSTFPPGIADVTSALFRQFLDLLPDALIVVDEQGHLVQANAQATAVFGYSREELLGQTLDLLLPERFREIHRRHAAQYFQAPRLRPMGIGLHLFARHKDGGEFPVEISLSPLHVGDRLYVIAAVRDMTAQRRAERERTLLLQNLSVQGELLNQAYDAIIVRDSLDRILLWNRGAERLYGWPAQEALGRISTRLLRTDFPGGEGAVRTALERDGQWEGELTQLARDGRLLVVESRQALVRDQQGLVLATLEINRDISERRQREREARAMLAGHLSLLEQLFEALPLAVALVAGATARLVLANQAVRRVWGVDWPFGQPFLEFLQAHRIIISDMRGKTLAPEELVTLRVLREQRAIALYQEQIRRADGSPLPVLVSALPLHVPPEALQGELLRQLAPGEPLALVIHQDVTPLKEAEELKDEFISIAAHELRTPLAALTGYAEMLLRQTERGHGPPLAPWQREALEEIQQGTKRLAGLTEELLDLSRLQAGRLQLQRLPADIVPLVRQVVRRLQPTSERHQLEVQAPAEPLVALIDPHRLEQVLTNLVENAMKYSPQGGPVQVRIGREGDGQAVLISVQDHGIGIPRHQQGQIGGRFMRAENARAWGIEGTGLGLYLARALVEQHGGRLWFESEEGQGSTFFVRLPLLGEESEEGCELPEDEETTPAAPPVREAGA
- a CDS encoding class I SAM-dependent methyltransferase; the encoded protein is MDERNEAQPGENTYVIDSEQAAELARLMQQDRILTEALGGLFPEGLQLAEDGRLLDLACGPGGWTLEVAFAYPHAEIIGIDISPPIVEYANAQAWSRRLANVHFRVMNVMEPLAFPDSSFDLVNGRLMCGFMRPEAWPRLLAECRRLLKPGGIIRLTEMEPVLTTSPAFEHFAALGALAMKRAGLSFSPDGRHFGITPVLPRLVRRAGFVDVRLRPSAIEWSADTPYHYPFFKDYLVFLELIQPFMVRAGVATREELARLYQQAVAEMQQEEFCAVWNFLTVWGRKPDERET